CCGCCGGTAGTGCTTGACGTCCCGGAACGAGCGGGCGTGGCCGCCGGCGTGCAGGCCCAGGTAGAACTCGCGCACGTCCTCGTCCTGGGCCAGCACGGCCGCCGGCTTGTCCAGGACCAGCTTGCCGACCTCCATGACGTAGCCGTGACCGGCGATGGACAGGGCCATGCTGGCGTTCTGCTCGACCAGGAGCACGGCCGTGCCCTGGCGGTTGACCTCGAGCAGGAGGTCGCGGATCTGGGCCACGACCAGCGGGGCCAGGCCGAGGCTGGGCTCGTCCAGCAGCAGGTAGCGGGGGCTGGTCATGAGCGCCCGGCCGATGGCCAGCATCTGCTGCTCCCCGCCCGACAGGTAGCCGGCGACCTGGCCCCGGCGCTCCTTGAGCAGCGGGAACAGGCCGTACACGCGGTCCAGCCCCTCGGCCAGCTGCTTGGGCTTCGGATAGCCGCCGACGCGCAGGTTCTCCTCCACGCTGAGCTCGGCGAACACCCGCCGGCCCTCCATCACCTGGCCGATGCCGGCCCGCACGATCTCGGGGGCCTCCAGCCGGTCGATGCGCCGGCCGTCGAGGGAGACCCGCCCCTTGGTGATCTCGCCCCGGTGCAGGCCGAGCAGGCCGGTGACGGCCCGCAGGGTGGTGGTCTTGCCGGCGCCGTTGGCGCCGAGGAGGGCGACGATGGCGCCGTCGGGCACCGTGAGGCTGACCCCCTTGAGGACCAGCAGGACGTCGTCGTAGACGACTTCCAGGTTCTCCACGGCGAGCATCGGCGCATCGGCCTCCCACCTGTTCCTGGATTGGTAGATAACCGGCACAAGTGCACATGTCAATCAGCAACACGGTGCGGACGCGCCCGGGCGGATGACAGCGACCCCGAGGCGGGCGACACTGCCGGTCATGGAGCGATCCGCGCGCCTGCCGAGCTGGGCGGGACGCCGGCCGTGGACCGGCGACGTCCTGCTGGCCGCCGGGCTGGCCGCCTTCGGGTCTACGGCACCCTTGGCGCGGCCGGCAACCAGCCGACCAGCTCCCCCGCCTCCTGCCCGCCTTCGGGTTGCTGCTGGGGGTGCCGCTGTGGGCCGGGTGGGCGGCCGGCGTCCGGGGCCGGCGTGGCCCTGCACGTCCTCGACCGGCGGCCCGAGGAGGCCCGGGCGGCCCTGAGGCGATCCGCCAGGGCAGCGCCGGGGCGATGCAGGAGCTCCGGGCCGCCCTCGGGGTCCTGCGCGACCCCGGCGGCCGGCCGGCGCGGGCGCCCGCGCCCGGCCTGGGCCAGCTGGCCGAGCTGGTCGCCGGGGTCGCCGGGGCCGGCCGGACCGTGGAGGTGGTCGTCGAGGGCGACCCGGGCGAGCTCCCGCCAGCGGCCGACCTGGCCGCCTACCGGGTGGTCCAGGAGTCCCTGACCAACGTGGTCAAGCACGCCGGCCCGGCCACGGCCACGGTCCGGGTCGCCTACGAGCCCGGGCAGGTGACGGTGGAGGTCACCGATAACGGCATGGAGTTGGCCTCTGACGGCATGGAGTCGGCCTCCGGCTGACGGGCAACAGACCCCGACCCG
The nucleotide sequence above comes from Actinomycetota bacterium. Encoded proteins:
- a CDS encoding ABC transporter ATP-binding protein, with protein sequence MLAVENLEVVYDDVLLVLKGVSLTVPDGAIVALLGANGAGKTTTLRAVTGLLGLHRGEITKGRVSLDGRRIDRLEAPEIVRAGIGQVMEGRRVFAELSVEENLRVGGYPKPKQLAEGLDRVYGLFPLLKERRGQVAGYLSGGEQQMLAIGRALMTSPRYLLLDEPSLGLAPLVVAQIRDLLLEVNRQGTAVLLVEQNASMALSIAGHGYVMEVGKLVLDKPAAVLAQDEDVREFYLGLHAGGHARSFRDVKHYRRRKRWLS
- a CDS encoding ATP-binding protein, translating into MLLGVPLWAGWAAGVRGRRGPARPRPAARGGPGGPEAIRQGSAGAMQELRAALGVLRDPGGRPARAPAPGLGQLAELVAGVAGAGRTVEVVVEGDPGELPPAADLAAYRVVQESLTNVVKHAGPATATVRVAYEPGQVTVEVTDNGMELASDGMESASG